One genomic region from Vanacampus margaritifer isolate UIUO_Vmar chromosome 2, RoL_Vmar_1.0, whole genome shotgun sequence encodes:
- the LOC144044705 gene encoding gamma-crystallin N-A-like has protein sequence MSQSSGKMVLFEGKGFTGRKLEIVSSCDNFQERGLVNRVNSVRVESGAFVCFDHPDFKGQQYVLERGEYPEFQRWSALNDHMGSCRPIRMHGEHYRLEVFEGDNLSGQHVELSEDCPLLQARGLTKSCVKSLKVYGDGAWVLYEEPNYRGRMYVVERGSYGSHTEWQADNPKIQSVRRVANYF, from the exons ATGTCTCAGAGCTCGGGAAAG ATGGTGCTGTTCGAGGGCAAGGGCTTCACGGGCCGCAAGCTGGAGATAGTCAGCAGCTGCGACAACTTCCAGGAACGCGGCCTGGTCAACCGCGTCAACTCCGTGCGAGTGGAAAGCGGCGCCTTTGTGTGTTTTGACCACCCGGACTTCAAGGGGCAGCAGTACGTCCTGGAACGCGGCGAGTACCCGGAATTCCAGCGCTGGAGTGCTCTCAACGACCACATGGGCTCTTGCCGGCCAATCAGAATG CACGGCGAGCACTACAGGCTGGAGGTGTTTGAGGGAGACAACTTGAGCGGACAGCACGTGGAGCTGAGCGAGGACTGTCCCTTGCTGCAAGCCAGAGGCCTGACTAAGAGCTGCGTCAAGTCCCTCAAAGTATACGGAGACGGAGC CTGGGTGCTGTACGAGGAGCCCAACTACCGCGGTCGCATGTACGTGGTGGAGCGAGGAAGCTACGGCAGCCACACCGAGTGGCAGGCGGACAACCCCAAGATTCAGTCTGTTCGCAGGGTCGCCAACTACTTCTAG
- the ly97.3 gene encoding CD59B glycoprotein, which yields MKLLLLALSVMLLFIAGQALDCHRCVPKAADEDCELTVETCKPEKDACAATKFLMAPYGRYQKCMAMSDCEMLKINSFIQIKCCNSDLCNTADD from the exons ATGAAGTTGTTGCTGTTAGCTTTAAGCGTCATGCTGCTGTTCATCGCAG GCCAAGCTCTCGACTGCCATCGCTGCGTGCCAAAAGCAGCCGACGAGGACTGCGAGCTGACGGTGGAGACGTGCAAACCTGAGAAAGATGCCTGCGCTGCCACCAAGTTCCTCATGGCGCCAT ACGGCCGCTACCAGAAGTGCATGGCCATGTCTGACTGCGAGATGCTTAAAATCAACAGTTTCATCCAGATAAAGTGCTGCAACAGCGACTTGTGCAACACTGCTGATGATTAA
- the LOC144044524 gene encoding uncharacterized protein LOC144044524 has product MSKYKRRNDYKLASLTEKSQIASRQGSFELTLPDCRKNTMKVLLLALSVAVLVEVGDGLKCFYCEHGPAMEPCELTEQECDRDEQFCGFVTLKDYRMLRGCISDSQCYWFGRNPDFVTDCCSTDLCNTLPKRGQSLILATV; this is encoded by the exons ATGAGCAAGTATAAAAGAAGGAATGACTACAAGCTGGCATCACTGACTGAGAAATCGCAAATTGCAAGTCGCCAAGGTAGCTTTGAGCTAACGTTACCCGATTGCAG aaaaaacacaatgaaGGTTCTATTGTTGGCTTTAAGCGTCGCCGTGCTCGTCGAAGTCG GTGACGGTTTGAAGTGCTTTTACTGCGAGCACGGACCGGCGATGGAACCGTGTGAGCTCACTGAGCAGGAGTGTGACAGAGATGAACAATTCTGTGGATTTGTCACACTCAAGGATT ATCGTATGCTGCGGGGATGCATTAGTGACTCTCAATGCTATTGGTTTGGCCGCAATCCGGACTTTGTCACAGACTGCTGCTCCACCGACTTGTGCAACACTTTGCCGAAACGAGGGCAATCGCTCATTCTTGCCACGGTCTGA
- the pter gene encoding N-acetyltaurine hydrolase, with amino-acid sequence MTEMSGKVQTVLGQLDPDQLGRTMTHEHLTMTFECCYVAPPPENRLPAENPLQMRHAHWLRQNPYSCHENLLLCQETEAVRDELLAYRKAGGGSVVENTTTGIDRDLPTLRKLAKETGVNIVAGAGYYVDCTHSADTRKMSVEKLTDIMVGEVLHGADGTDIRCGVIGEIGTGWPITDSERKVLRAAAHAQAQLGCPVIIHPGRNAAAPAEVVRILQEAGGDISKTVMSHLDRTIFNHAELLDFAEMGSYLEYDLFGLETLNYVFNRDVDMPSDSQRVNTLAFLVKEGYEDKIVIAHDIHTKDRLCKYGGHGYSHILRNIVPKMLTRGISQTQVDKILVDNPKRWLTFK; translated from the exons ATGACCGAGATGAGCGGTAAGGTCCAGACCGTCCTGGGTCAGCTGGACCCGGACCAGCTGGGCCGCACCATGACCCATGAGCACCTAACCATGACCTTTGAGTGCTGCTACGTCGCCCCGCCGCCGGAGAACCGCCTACCGGCCGAGAACCCCCTCCAGATGCGCCACGCGCACTGGCTCAGGCAGAACCCGTACAGTTGCCACGAGAACCTGCTCCTGTGCCAGGAGACGGAGGCCGTGCGTGACGAGCTGCTGGCCTACAGGAAGGCGGGCGGCGGGAGCGTGGTGGAGAACACCACAACGGGCATCGACCGGGACCTGCCCACGCTCAGAAAGCTGGCCAAGGAGACCGGGGTCAACATCGTGGCGGGGGCCGGCTACTACGTGGACTGTACGCACTCGGCCGACACCAGGAAGATGAGTGTGGAGAAG CTCACGGACATCATGGTAGGCGAGGTCCTGCACGGCGCCGACGGCACGGACATCCGCTGCGGCGTGATTGGCGAGATCGGCACCGGCTGGCCCATCACGGACAGCGAGCGGAAGGTGCTGCGTGCGGCCGCACACGCGCAGGCCCAGCTGGGCTGCCCCGTCATCATCCATCCCGGCCGCAACGCCGCCGCTCCGGCTGAGGTCGTCCGCATCCTCCAGGAGGCGGGCGGCGACATCAGCAAGACGGTCATGTCCCACCTGGACAG GACCATCTTCAACCACGCGGAACTGCTGGACTTCGCCGAGATGGGGAGTTACCTGGAATACGATCTGTTTGGACTGGAGACGCTCAACTACGTCTTCAACCGGGACGTGGACATGCCCAGTGACAGCCAGAGAGTCAACAC CTTGGccttcctggtgaaagaaggcTACGAGGACAAGATTGTGATCGCTCACGACATCCACACCAAGGACCGGCTGTGCAAGTACGGCGGCCACGGCTACTCGCACATCCTCCGCAACATCGTGCCCAAGATGTTGACGCGGGGCATCTCGCAGACGCAAGTGGACAAGATCTTGGTGGACAACCCCAAACGCTGGCTCACCTTCAAATGA
- the rheb gene encoding GTP-binding protein Rheb isoform X1, whose protein sequence is MEGTQRVGCLNIQFALGVNNLRCKTIKGQCQVMGKSSLTIQFVEGQFVDSYDPTIENTFTKMITINGQEYHLQLVDTAGQDEYSIFPQTYSIDINGYILVYSVTSNKSFEVVQVIHEKLLDMVGKVQVPIMLVGNKNDLHMERVISCEEGKALADSWNAAFMESSAKENQTAVEVFRRMILEAEKMDGGAQPGKTSCTVM, encoded by the exons atggaGGGGACCCAGCGTGTTGGATGCTTGAATATTCAGTTT GCCCTGGGTGTGAACAACTTAAGGTGCAAAACAATTAAAGGACAATGTCAAGTGATGG GAAAGTCCTCTTTGACCATTCAGTTTGTCGAGGGCCAGTTTGTCGACTCCTATGACCCCACAATAGAAAACA CATTTACTAAAATGATCACGATAAACGGACAGGAGTATCATCTTCAGCTGGTGGACACAGCGGGACAG GATGAGTACTCCATCTTCCCACAGACGTACTCCATAGACATAAATGGCTACATCCTGGTCTATTCTGTCACGTCCAATAAAAG CTTTGAAGTGGTCCAAGTGATCCACGAAAAACTGCTGGACATGGTGGGGAAAGTTCA AGTTCCCATCATGCTCGTCGGAAACAAGAACGACCTCCACATGGAGCG AGTAATCAGCTGCGAAGAGGGGAAAGCATTAGCCGACTCCTGGAACGCTGCATTCATGGAATCCTCGGCCAAAGAAAATCAG ACGGCCGTGGAGGTTTTCCGCAGGATGATCCTGGAGGCGGAGAAGATGGACGGCGGCGCTCAGCCTGGCAAAACGTCTTGCACCGTCATGTAG
- the rheb gene encoding GTP-binding protein Rheb isoform X2 encodes MPQPKSRKLAILGYRSVGKSSLTIQFVEGQFVDSYDPTIENTFTKMITINGQEYHLQLVDTAGQDEYSIFPQTYSIDINGYILVYSVTSNKSFEVVQVIHEKLLDMVGKVQVPIMLVGNKNDLHMERVISCEEGKALADSWNAAFMESSAKENQTAVEVFRRMILEAEKMDGGAQPGKTSCTVM; translated from the exons GAAAGTCCTCTTTGACCATTCAGTTTGTCGAGGGCCAGTTTGTCGACTCCTATGACCCCACAATAGAAAACA CATTTACTAAAATGATCACGATAAACGGACAGGAGTATCATCTTCAGCTGGTGGACACAGCGGGACAG GATGAGTACTCCATCTTCCCACAGACGTACTCCATAGACATAAATGGCTACATCCTGGTCTATTCTGTCACGTCCAATAAAAG CTTTGAAGTGGTCCAAGTGATCCACGAAAAACTGCTGGACATGGTGGGGAAAGTTCA AGTTCCCATCATGCTCGTCGGAAACAAGAACGACCTCCACATGGAGCG AGTAATCAGCTGCGAAGAGGGGAAAGCATTAGCCGACTCCTGGAACGCTGCATTCATGGAATCCTCGGCCAAAGAAAATCAG ACGGCCGTGGAGGTTTTCCGCAGGATGATCCTGGAGGCGGAGAAGATGGACGGCGGCGCTCAGCCTGGCAAAACGTCTTGCACCGTCATGTAG
- the rheb gene encoding GTP-binding protein Rheb isoform X3, protein MGKSSLTIQFVEGQFVDSYDPTIENTFTKMITINGQEYHLQLVDTAGQDEYSIFPQTYSIDINGYILVYSVTSNKSFEVVQVIHEKLLDMVGKVQVPIMLVGNKNDLHMERVISCEEGKALADSWNAAFMESSAKENQTAVEVFRRMILEAEKMDGGAQPGKTSCTVM, encoded by the exons ATGG GAAAGTCCTCTTTGACCATTCAGTTTGTCGAGGGCCAGTTTGTCGACTCCTATGACCCCACAATAGAAAACA CATTTACTAAAATGATCACGATAAACGGACAGGAGTATCATCTTCAGCTGGTGGACACAGCGGGACAG GATGAGTACTCCATCTTCCCACAGACGTACTCCATAGACATAAATGGCTACATCCTGGTCTATTCTGTCACGTCCAATAAAAG CTTTGAAGTGGTCCAAGTGATCCACGAAAAACTGCTGGACATGGTGGGGAAAGTTCA AGTTCCCATCATGCTCGTCGGAAACAAGAACGACCTCCACATGGAGCG AGTAATCAGCTGCGAAGAGGGGAAAGCATTAGCCGACTCCTGGAACGCTGCATTCATGGAATCCTCGGCCAAAGAAAATCAG ACGGCCGTGGAGGTTTTCCGCAGGATGATCCTGGAGGCGGAGAAGATGGACGGCGGCGCTCAGCCTGGCAAAACGTCTTGCACCGTCATGTAG